From the genome of Hyperolius riggenbachi isolate aHypRig1 chromosome 9, aHypRig1.pri, whole genome shotgun sequence, one region includes:
- the LOC137532322 gene encoding ribosome-binding protein 1-like: MERQKQGGPWRGRSRAGQGQAEAGRARQKQGGPGRSRAGQAEAGRARQKQSGPGRSGSRAGQGEAEAGRAREKRKQGRAREKRKQGRAREKRKQGQGEAEAGQGQGKAEAGQSQGKAEAGQSQGKAEAGQSQGKAEAGQSQGKAEAGQSQGKAEAGQSQGKAEAGQSQGKAEAGQSQGKAEAGQSQGKAEAGQGKAEAGPGKSGSRAGPGKSGSRAGPGKSGSRAGPGKSGSRAGPGKSGSRARPGKSGSRAGPGRRGSKGQGEGEAKAREKGKQDGTREKGKQDGAREKGKQDGAREKQDGARGKQDGARGKGKQDGAREKGKQDWAREKGEEGEAERAREKGKQGGAREKGKQGRKCRGEGEARKGQGEGEARKGQGEGEARKGQGEREAGKGQGEGEAGKGQGEAEAELASEKGKQGRSREKGKQGRSREKGKQSGPGRNRSRASTGRRESRAGQREAEAGRASEKPKQGGPARSRSRAGQREAEAGRASEKPKQGGPARSRSRAGQREAEAGRASEKPGQREAEAGRASEKPKQGGPARSRSRGGQGEGEAEGAREKGKQRGPGRRGSRGGQGEGEAEGAREKGKQRGPARSRSRAGQREAEAGRASEKPKQGGPARRGSRGGQREGEAEGVKEKGKQRGPAGRGSRGGQGEGEAEGVKEKGKQRGSRRRGSRGGQGEGEAEGVKEKGKQRGPGRRGSRGGNAAHRDQEIKQTGKEYLGMQGVKNNGTEQV; this comes from the coding sequence ATGGAGAGGCAGAAGCAGGGCGGGCCATGGAGAGGCAGAAGCAGGGCGGGCCAGGGCCAGGCAGAAGCAGGGCGGGCCAGGCAGAAGCAGGGCGGGCCAGGCAGAAGCAGGGCGGGCCAGGCAGAAGCAGGGCGGGCCAGGCAGAAGCAGAGCGGGCCAGGGAGAAGCGGAAGCAGGGCGGGCCAGGGAGAAGCGGAAGCAGGGCGGGCCAGGGAGAAGCGGAAGCAGGGCAGAGCCAGGGAAAAGCGGAAGCAGGGCAGGGCCAGGGAAAAGCGGAAGCAGGGCCAGGGAGAAGCGGAAGCAGGGCAGGGCCAGGGAAAAGCGGAAGCAGGGCAGAGCCAGGGAAAAGCGGAAGCAGGGCAGAGCCAGGGAAAAGCGGAAGCAGGGCAGAGCCAGGGAAAAGCGGAAGCAGGGCAGAGCCAGGGAAAAGCGGAAGCAGGGCAGAGCCAGGGAAAAGCGGAAGCAGGGCAGAGCCAGGGAAAAGCGGAAGCAGGGCAGAGCCAGGGAAAAGCGGAAGCAGGGCAGAGCCAGGGAAAAGCGGAAGCAGGGCAGAGCCAGGGAAAAGCGGAAGCAGGGCAGGGCAAAGCGGAAGCAGGGCCAGGGAAAAGCGGAAGCAGGGCAGGGCCAGGGAAAAGCGGAAGCAGGGCAGGGCCAGGGAAAAGCGGAAGCAGGGCAGGGCCAGGGAAAAGCGGAAGCAGGGCAGGGCCAGGGAAAAGCGGAAGCAGGGCACGGCCAGGGAAAAGCGGAAGCAGGGCTGGGCCAGGGAGAAGGGGAAGCAAAGGCCAGGGAGAAGGGGAAGCAAAGGCCAGGGAGAAGGGGAAgcaggacgggaccagggagAAGGGGAagcaggacggggccagggagaagGGGAAGCAGGATGGGGCCAGGGAGAAgcaggacggggccagggggaagcaggacggggccagggggaAGGGGAagcaggacggggccagggagaagGGGAAGCAGGACTGGGCCAGGGAGAAGGGGGAAgaaggggaagcagagcgggccAGGGAGAAGGGGAAGCAGGGCGGGGCCAGGGAGAAGGGGAAGCAAGGAAGGAAGTGTCGGGGAGAAGGGGAAGCAAGGAAGGGTCAGGGAGAAGGGGAAGCAAGGAAGGGTCAGGGAGAAGGGGAAGCAAGGAAGGGTCAGGGAGAAAGGGAAGCAGGGAAGGGACAGGGAGAAGGGGAAGCAGGGAAGGGACAGGGAGAAGCGGAAGCAGAGCTGGCCAGCGAGAAGGGGAAGCAGGGCAGGTCCAGGGAGAAGGGGAAGCAGGGCAGGTCCAGGGAgaaggggaagcagagcgggccAGGGAGAAACAGAAGTAGAGCAAGTACAGGGAGAAGGGAAAGCAGGGCGGGCCAGCGAGAAGCCGAAGCAGGGCGGGCCAGCGAGAAGCCGAAGCAGGGCGGGCCAGCGAGAAGCCGAAGCAGGGCGGGCCAGCGAGAAGCCGAAGCAGGGCGGGCCAGCGAGAAGCCGAAGCAGGGCGGGCCAGCGAGAAGCCGAAGCAGGGCGGGCCAGCGAGAAGCCGAAGCAGGGCGGGCCAGCGAGAAGCCGGGCCAGCGAGAAGCCGAAGCAGGGCGGGCCAGCGAGAAGCCGAAGCAGGGCGGGCCAGCGAGAAGCCGAAGCAGAGGGGGTCAGGGAGAAGGGGAAGCAGAGGGGGCCAGGGAGAAGGGGAAGCAGAGGGGGCCAGGGAGAAGGGGAAGCAGAGGGGGCCAGGGAGAAGGGGAAGCAGAGGGGGCCAGGGAGAAGGGGAAGCAGAGGGGGCCAGCGAGAAGCCGAAGCAGGGCGGGCCAGCGAGAAGCCGAAGCAGGGCGGGCCAGCGAGAAGCCGAAGCAGGGCGGGCCAGCGAGAAGGGGAAGCAGAGGGGGCCAGCGGGAAGGGGAAGCAGAGGGGGTCAAGGAGAAGGGGAAGCAGAGGGGGCCAGCGGGAAGGGGAAGCAGAGGGGGTCAAGGAGAAGGGGAAGCAGAGGGGGTCAAGGAGAAGGGGAAGCAGAGGGGGTCAAGGAGAAGGGGAAGCAGAGGGGGTCAAGGAGAAGGGGAAGCAGAGGGGGTCAAGGAGAAGGGGAAGCAGAGGGGGCCAGGGAGAAGGGGAAGCAGAGGGGGCAATGCTGCTCATAGAGATCAAGAGATAAAGCAGACTGGGAAGGAGTATTTAGGAATGCAAGGAGTTAAGAATAATGGAACAGAGCAGGTATGA